The proteins below are encoded in one region of Mycteria americana isolate JAX WOST 10 ecotype Jacksonville Zoo and Gardens chromosome 22, USCA_MyAme_1.0, whole genome shotgun sequence:
- the EIF1 gene encoding eukaryotic translation initiation factor 1 — protein sequence MSAIQNLQPFDPFADASKGDDLLPAGTEDYIHIRIQQRNGRKTLTTVQGIADDYDKKKLVKAFKKKFACNGTVIEHPEYGEVIQLQGDQRKNICQFLVEIGLAKDDQLKVHGF from the exons ATGTCCGCTATCCAGAACCTCCAACCCTTCG ACCCCTTTGCTGATGCAAGTAAGGGTGATGACCTGCTCCCTGCCGGCACTGAGGACTACATCCATATAAGGATCCAGCAGCGGAACGGCAGGAAGACCCTCACCACAGTCCAGGGCATCGCGGATGATTACGATAAAAAGAAACTGGTGAAGGCCTTCAAGAAG AAATTTGCCTGCAATGGTACTGTGATTGAACACCCCGAGTATGGAGAAGTGATTCAGCTGCAGGGTGACCAGCGCAAGAACATATGCCAGTTCCTCGTCGAG attGGACTGGCTAAAGACGACCAGCTGAAAGTCCATGGGTTTTAA